A single Nicotiana tabacum cultivar K326 chromosome 5, ASM71507v2, whole genome shotgun sequence DNA region contains:
- the LOC107784561 gene encoding protein MIZU-KUSSEI 1-like has translation MGRLQPGNVVAPDRSPSRLPAAPVLLPQSSHKKGQWKSTKLFRRAVKSVFRSFPVINPPCKMPVSLHGNRMHEGHIHGGKQMTGTLFGYRKARVNLAIQETPRSVPLLVLELSIHTGKLLQDMGSGLVRIALECEKNPSEKLKLIDEPIWTMYCNGRKAGYAVKRGPTEDDLKVMQNLHAVSMGAGVLPSQKADSPEGELTYMRAFFERAIGSKDSETYYMMNPNGTSGPELSIFFVRV, from the coding sequence ATGGGCCGTCTTCAACCAGGAAATGTTGTCGCTCCCGACAGGTCACCCTCCCGGTTACCTGCCGCCCCGGTTCTCTTGCCACAATCATCTCACAAGAAAGGTCAATGGAAATCCACAAAACTTTTCCGACGTGCAGTTAAGTCAGTTTTCCGGTCATTTCCAGTGATAAACCCTCCGTGCAAGATGCCGGTTTCTCTCCATGGAAACCGGATGCACGAAGGACACATACATGGTGGAAAACAAATGACAGGAACCCTATTTGGGTACCGAAAAGCTAGGGTTAATCTTGCCATTCAAGAAACCCCTAGAAGCGTTCCTTTGCTTGTGCTGGAACTGTCCATACATACAGGTAAGCTGCTCCAAGACATGGGTTCCGGACTTGTTAGAATTGCTCTTGAGTGTGAAAAGAACCCCTCCGAGAAACTCAAACTTATCGATGAACCCATATGGACCATGTACTGCAACGGACGGAAAGCTGGCTATGCTGTGAAGAGAGGACCCACTGAGGATGATTTGAAGGTCATGCAGAACCTGCATGCAGTGTCCATGGGAGCCGGGGTTCTGCCCAGTCAGAAGGCCGACTCCCCAGAGGGGGAGCTTACTTACATGAGAGCATTCTTTGAACGGGCAATTGGATCTAAAGATTCGGAGACTTATTACATGATGAACCCCAATGGCACCAGTGGCCCTGAGCTGAGCATCTTTTTCGTTAGGGTTTGA